The Candidatus Paceibacterota bacterium genome contains a region encoding:
- a CDS encoding DegV family protein — translation MKKIGIVTDEVGDIDKEIARKHKIAIASAKMDWPDIENLPGENTFQKMREVEKRGIESFGKTSQPSPKNFLDCYKEQFKYFDEIICITVTSKLSGTFNSAIQARNMLGPEKSDKILVVDSLNATAGQALVVLKAVDSIEESKDSKEVAEELQGLIPKVRFFGILPDPKWLEKSGRMSSNLANWVRKMAGIGIRPLIGIKSGVVKAVGVRTRVKDVPTALFKELEDQTKKSRKQGKRIRVVITHGDDIKEAEKLKKMIEEGLENTEVAFLNLIDNVLGIITGPGTLFCAWCEK, via the coding sequence ATGAAAAAAATTGGCATTGTTACAGACGAAGTAGGTGATATTGATAAAGAAATAGCCAGAAAACACAAAATAGCGATTGCTTCTGCAAAAATGGATTGGCCGGACATAGAAAATTTACCGGGCGAGAATACATTCCAAAAAATGAGAGAGGTAGAAAAAAGGGGAATTGAAAGTTTTGGTAAAACTTCTCAGCCCTCTCCGAAAAATTTTCTGGACTGCTACAAAGAGCAATTTAAATATTTTGATGAGATTATTTGTATAACTGTAACGTCTAAGCTTTCTGGTACTTTTAATTCGGCTATTCAGGCAAGGAATATGCTTGGCCCCGAAAAATCAGATAAGATATTAGTTGTTGATTCTTTAAATGCTACTGCCGGTCAGGCATTGGTTGTTCTTAAAGCTGTTGATTCTATAGAGGAAAGCAAAGATTCAAAAGAAGTTGCGGAAGAGCTTCAGGGGCTTATTCCAAAAGTTCGTTTTTTTGGAATATTACCAGATCCAAAATGGTTAGAGAAAAGCGGTAGAATGTCTTCGAATTTAGCCAATTGGGTAAGAAAAATGGCGGGAATTGGCATAAGGCCCTTAATTGGAATTAAAAGTGGAGTTGTAAAAGCGGTTGGAGTAAGGACTAGAGTGAAAGATGTCCCAACAGCCCTTTTTAAAGAACTAGAAGATCAGACCAAGAAATCAAGAAAGCAAGGTAAAAGAATTAGAGTTGTTATTACTCATGGCGATGATATAAAAGAAGCCGAGAAATTAAAAAAGATGATAGAAGAGGGATTAGAAAATACCGAAGTAGCTTTTTTAAATCTTATTGATAATGTTCTTGGTATTATTACCGGTCCTGGCACTCTGTTTTGTGCCTGGTGCGAGAAATAA
- a CDS encoding sugar phosphate nucleotidyltransferase: MQALILAAGDGTRLKPLTETKPKPILPVADTTPILHNLSQLPREIKEVILVVKPNDKMIRKEISTNYKAKKIKYVEQKVQRGTGDAAMQAKKYLKDKFLMMMGDDLYDKSDIKNLIKKCPCIAVKTVYNPSSFGVVETKGENVVSFVEKPKKPKSNLANTGLYFLDKKIFKYKIKRCIERGECEITDSIIEIMKEYGLYYYKIKKWMPISYSWNLLDANEFLLRKISRKILGTVEKNATIKGKVYIEKGTVIKSGSYIEGPCYIGKNCDIGPNCYIRQATTIRDNCHIGNACEIKNSIIGKNTKVPHLSYVADSVIGESCNLGSGTITANLRHDGANVFSMIKGSLVDTGRRKFGTVLGDNVKTGINTLIYPGRKIWPKKTTIPGESVKKDID, from the coding sequence ATGCAAGCATTAATTTTAGCTGCCGGCGATGGTACAAGGTTAAAGCCACTTACAGAAACAAAACCAAAACCAATTTTGCCAGTTGCAGATACAACACCAATATTACATAATCTCAGTCAGCTTCCAAGAGAGATTAAAGAAGTTATTTTGGTTGTAAAGCCAAATGACAAAATGATAAGGAAAGAAATAAGCACAAATTATAAAGCAAAAAAAATAAAATATGTTGAACAAAAAGTTCAACGGGGTACTGGAGATGCTGCTATGCAGGCAAAAAAATATCTAAAAGATAAATTTTTGATGATGATGGGGGATGATTTGTATGACAAATCAGATATTAAAAATCTTATAAAAAAATGTCCATGTATTGCTGTTAAAACTGTTTATAATCCTTCAAGCTTTGGAGTCGTTGAAACAAAAGGAGAAAATGTGGTTTCTTTTGTTGAAAAACCCAAAAAACCAAAATCAAATCTAGCAAATACCGGCTTATATTTTTTAGATAAAAAAATTTTTAAATATAAAATAAAAAGATGTATTGAAAGAGGAGAATGTGAAATTACAGACTCTATTATTGAGATAATGAAAGAATACGGGCTTTATTACTATAAAATAAAAAAATGGATGCCGATTTCTTATTCATGGAATCTTCTGGACGCAAACGAATTTTTGTTAAGAAAAATATCAAGAAAGATTTTAGGCACCGTTGAAAAGAATGCAACAATTAAAGGTAAGGTCTATATCGAAAAAGGAACGGTTATAAAAAGTGGAAGCTATATTGAGGGTCCTTGCTATATAGGAAAAAATTGTGATATCGGACCAAACTGTTATATAAGGCAAGCTACTACGATAAGAGATAATTGTCATATTGGAAATGCTTGCGAAATAAAAAACTCTATCATTGGAAAAAACACAAAAGTTCCTCATTTAAGTTATGTTGCGGATTCTGTAATCGGCGAGAGTTGTAATCTTGGATCGGGAACAATAACAGCAAATTTAAGACATGATGGAGCGAATGTTTTTTCAATGATAAAAGGTAGTTTAGTTGATACAGGAAGAAGAAAGTTTGGAACCGTTTTGGGAGATAATGTAAAAACAGGAATTAATACTTTAATTTATCCTGGTCGTAAAATCTGGCCGAAAAAAACAACTATTCCTGGTGAGAGTGTAAAAAAGGACATAGATTAA